A genomic window from Slackia heliotrinireducens DSM 20476 includes:
- the folE gene encoding GTP cyclohydrolase I FolE has product MTESEYRKLDQPRAEAAIREFLYAIGEDPDREGLLETPSRVARACAEIFAGLQENPADHLKKQFHEADHEEMVIVKDIPFNSMCEHHLLPFSGRAHVAYIPRKGRITGLSKIARCVEGFARRPQVQERLASQVADALMEALDPLGAIVVIEAEHMCMTARGIRKPGSLTVTSAVRGVFKEDQKTRAEALALFRD; this is encoded by the coding sequence ATGACCGAATCCGAATATCGGAAGCTTGACCAGCCGCGCGCCGAGGCGGCCATCCGCGAGTTTCTTTACGCCATAGGCGAGGACCCCGATCGCGAGGGACTGCTCGAGACGCCGTCTCGGGTGGCCCGCGCCTGTGCGGAGATTTTCGCCGGGTTGCAAGAGAACCCTGCGGACCACCTGAAGAAGCAGTTCCACGAGGCCGACCATGAGGAAATGGTCATCGTGAAGGACATCCCCTTCAACTCCATGTGCGAGCACCATCTGCTGCCGTTCAGCGGGCGTGCGCACGTGGCCTACATCCCGCGGAAAGGCCGCATTACGGGCCTGTCGAAGATCGCCCGCTGCGTGGAGGGTTTCGCCCGGCGTCCTCAGGTCCAGGAGCGTCTGGCGTCTCAGGTGGCGGACGCCTTGATGGAAGCATTGGATCCGCTGGGCGCCATCGTGGTCATCGAGGCCGAGCACATGTGCATGACCGCTCGGGGCATCCGCAAGCCTGGGTCGCTAACCGTGACGAGCGCCGTGCGCGGTGTGTTCAAAGAGGACCAGAAAACCCGCGCCGAGGCTCTAGCCCTATTCAGGGATTAG
- a CDS encoding cyclodeaminase/cyclohydrolase family protein, whose amino-acid sequence MAEKLMEKSCIEFADALAAKVSVPGGGGAAAYVGALGVALGSMTANFTTGKKKYAEYEDDIQRILAEGDVIRARLIELVFEDAEAFEPLSKAYGIPKEDPTRGEVLEAATKNALAAPLEMMRQIARAIELLEELDVKGSRMLISDVACGAVMSAAAMRAAALNVFINTKSLLDRDFAAQVEAEADELLAYVPRAKSVADEITDSIRG is encoded by the coding sequence ATGGCTGAGAAACTGATGGAAAAGAGCTGCATCGAGTTCGCCGATGCCCTGGCCGCCAAGGTCAGCGTTCCCGGCGGAGGCGGGGCTGCCGCCTACGTCGGCGCGCTCGGCGTGGCGCTGGGCAGCATGACCGCCAATTTCACAACGGGCAAGAAAAAGTACGCCGAATACGAGGATGACATCCAGCGCATCCTGGCTGAGGGAGACGTGATTCGTGCAAGGCTCATCGAGCTGGTGTTCGAAGACGCCGAGGCGTTCGAGCCCCTGTCTAAGGCGTACGGCATTCCGAAAGAGGATCCGACGCGTGGTGAGGTGCTCGAGGCCGCCACGAAGAACGCCCTGGCGGCTCCGCTTGAGATGATGCGCCAGATCGCACGGGCCATCGAGCTGCTCGAGGAGCTCGATGTGAAAGGCTCCAGGATGCTGATCAGCGACGTCGCCTGCGGTGCCGTCATGAGTGCCGCCGCGATGCGAGCCGCCGCCCTCAACGTGTTCATCAACACCAAGAGTCTGCTCGACCGCGACTTCGCCGCGCAGGTGGAGGCCGAGGCCGACGAACTTCTTGCCTATGTGCCGCGCGCCAAGTCGGTTGCGGACGAAATCACCGATTCCATCAGGGGGTAA
- a CDS encoding bifunctional 5,10-methylenetetrahydrofolate dehydrogenase/5,10-methenyltetrahydrofolate cyclohydrolase, whose protein sequence is MAEILYGKPVADAINEKLAPRIEALKAAGVTPQLAILRVGERDDDLSYERGAIKRFEALGLDCRRFVLPENCSQSELLNVVDWINKDESIHGCLMFRPLPKHLDEAAACEALAPEKDADGITEGSLFGVFANRPVGFPPCTADACMKVLSHYGYELTGAKLAVVGRSLVIGKPVSMMLQAANATVTMCHTRTKDLSAACREADILVVAAGHIGTVGASEVREGQVVIDVGINWDDAAGKLCGDVTFDEVEPVVAAITPVPRGVGSVTTAVLAEHVVTAAERTLG, encoded by the coding sequence ATGGCCGAGATTCTGTACGGCAAACCGGTCGCGGATGCCATCAATGAGAAGCTTGCGCCCCGCATCGAGGCGCTCAAGGCCGCCGGCGTCACGCCGCAGCTGGCCATCCTGAGGGTGGGGGAGCGCGATGACGATTTGTCCTACGAACGCGGCGCCATAAAGCGCTTCGAGGCGCTGGGGCTCGATTGCCGCCGGTTCGTGCTGCCTGAGAACTGCTCCCAGTCCGAACTTCTGAACGTGGTCGACTGGATCAACAAGGATGAAAGCATCCACGGGTGCCTCATGTTCCGCCCGCTGCCGAAGCATCTGGACGAGGCGGCCGCCTGCGAGGCCCTGGCTCCGGAAAAGGATGCCGACGGCATAACGGAGGGCTCGCTTTTCGGTGTGTTCGCCAATCGCCCGGTAGGTTTTCCGCCCTGCACGGCGGACGCCTGCATGAAGGTGCTTTCGCACTACGGATACGAGCTGACTGGCGCGAAGCTTGCTGTCGTGGGCCGCAGCCTGGTGATCGGCAAGCCGGTGAGCATGATGCTGCAGGCCGCCAACGCCACGGTAACCATGTGCCACACTCGCACGAAGGACCTTTCCGCCGCGTGCCGCGAAGCCGACATCCTGGTGGTGGCGGCCGGGCACATCGGCACGGTGGGCGCAAGCGAGGTACGCGAAGGCCAAGTCGTGATTGATGTGGGTATCAACTGGGATGATGCCGCCGGCAAGCTCTGCGGCGACGTGACCTTCGACGAGGTTGAGCCTGTTGTTGCCGCCATCACGCCCGTACCCCGCGGCGTGGGCAGTGTTACCACGGCGGTGCTGGCCGAGCATGTGGTGACGGCGGCCGAGCGCACGTTGGGGTAG